GGAGATACATTTACCCACTTCTTGGGACAGAACGAGCAAACTTCCTGATGAATTACTTAAAAATGTACGGACAGCTATTCCTGAAAGGAATGGCAATGGGCGGAGCCGATGTAGTTCCGGGTGTTTCCGGGGGGACACTGGCCTTTATCACAGGTATTTACGAGCGGTTGTTAGATGCCATTAGCTCTTTTGATAAAGATGCACTACAACATGCGTTAAAGTTTCGCTGGCAAGCCCTTTGGCAACATGTTGATGGTACCTTTTTAGCGGTGCTCTTGAGCGGTATTGCCACTAGTTTAGTAACCTTGGCGAAGGTTATACATTATTTATTAGATACGTACCCTATCCAGCTTTGGTCGTTTTTTTTCGGTTTGGTGATTATTGCGGCCTATGTAGTAGCCAAAGAGATTAATCAATGGAAAGGAAGAGTGATTATAGCCGGACTAGGTGGAATTGCCATTGCCTACACCGTTACGGTAATCACACCCGCTCAAACGCCTACTGATCTCTGGTTCATTTTCTTATCAGGGTCAATTGCTATTTGTGCCATGATCTTGCCCGGTATTTCCGGTAGTTTTATTTTACTGATTTTAGGTAAATACGAATACATTGTTACTTCCTTAAATGAGTTTAATGTAACAGTACTTGCGGTCTTTGGGGTTGGTTGCGTAGTAGGACTGCTTAGTTTTGCTCGTCTAATTTCTTGGCTGCTAGATCGGTACTATAACACGGCTATTGCGCTGTTAGCCGGATTTATGATTGGCTCACTAAATAAGATATGGCCCTGGAAAGAAGTAGTTT
This region of Tunicatimonas pelagia genomic DNA includes:
- a CDS encoding DUF368 domain-containing protein, yielding MNYLKMYGQLFLKGMAMGGADVVPGVSGGTLAFITGIYERLLDAISSFDKDALQHALKFRWQALWQHVDGTFLAVLLSGIATSLVTLAKVIHYLLDTYPIQLWSFFFGLVIIAAYVVAKEINQWKGRVIIAGLGGIAIAYTVTVITPAQTPTDLWFIFLSGSIAICAMILPGISGSFILLILGKYEYIVTSLNEFNVTVLAVFGVGCVVGLLSFARLISWLLDRYYNTAIALLAGFMIGSLNKIWPWKEVVSTRTNSKGEEVPFITENVLPGVYEQVTGQTPYLGQAILFMIIGAGAVLAIDLVAARQQKTTKTVSN